In uncultured Bacteroides sp., one genomic interval encodes:
- a CDS encoding carbohydrate-binding domain-containing protein: MHTNNKTAYSFLERSMIQKTSILLAIFCILFSFLACSSGDELTEEDESSSNETPSTPDDSDDLVENSEFTNTVAITLGSTLSVTNPLAENGVTVTQDNGDVIIKSTAENVAYTLSGTLTGGVKIYSDYKLKLTLNGVTITNSDGPAINIQSKKRIFVVLADNTTNTLTDGCSYATSSEDQKGTFFSEGQLIFSGNGTLSVAGKYKHALSCDDYIRIRSGVINVTSAVTDGIHTNDAIIIDGGTININASGDGIQCDEGFIIINDGTITVKTVDDGITTSYEGTDTSIKPYTIINGGTITITTSGASGKAIKSMGDLTINKGTITVTTSKSEAEGIESKTNLVINDGTIEINAYDDCINAKKTLVINGGTIYCYSSTNDGIDSNGTMTITGGTIISAGSTAPEEGFDCDNNTFKITGGTIIGMGGATSTPTSSVCTQYSAIIGNVGTLNQLVRIQSSTGDEVVTFKNPRAYTTLLFSSPNLKANTSYVIYTGGSISGGTDFHGLYTNTTYNAGTQSATFTTSSIVTTIGSTSGGAPGGGGGWH, from the coding sequence ATGCATACAAACAATAAAACTGCTTATTCATTTCTGGAAAGAAGCATGATACAAAAAACAAGCATTCTTCTTGCTATTTTCTGCATATTGTTTTCATTCCTGGCTTGCTCCTCGGGTGATGAATTAACAGAGGAAGACGAGAGTTCCAGCAACGAAACGCCAAGTACTCCGGATGACTCTGACGACTTGGTTGAAAACTCAGAATTCACTAATACTGTTGCCATAACTTTAGGTAGCACCTTATCAGTAACCAATCCATTAGCCGAAAACGGAGTTACGGTGACTCAGGATAACGGGGACGTGATAATAAAGTCTACTGCAGAAAATGTTGCTTATACTTTATCCGGAACTTTAACCGGTGGAGTAAAAATCTACAGTGACTATAAACTTAAATTAACGCTAAACGGAGTTACCATTACCAACTCAGACGGACCGGCAATCAACATTCAATCAAAGAAACGCATTTTTGTAGTTCTGGCAGATAACACAACTAATACACTGACCGATGGCTGTTCGTATGCAACAAGCAGTGAAGACCAGAAAGGGACTTTCTTTAGTGAAGGGCAGCTGATATTCAGTGGTAATGGAACACTATCTGTTGCCGGAAAATACAAACATGCGCTAAGTTGTGACGATTATATTCGCATTCGCAGCGGCGTAATTAATGTTACTTCTGCAGTAACAGACGGTATCCATACAAATGATGCAATTATTATTGATGGAGGCACGATAAACATTAACGCATCCGGCGATGGTATTCAATGTGACGAAGGATTTATTATAATCAACGACGGAACTATAACGGTTAAAACTGTCGATGATGGCATTACAACTTCATACGAAGGTACTGACACTTCAATAAAACCCTATACCATTATTAATGGCGGAACAATTACTATTACCACCTCCGGTGCAAGCGGTAAAGCAATAAAGAGCATGGGTGATCTCACTATTAATAAGGGAACAATAACCGTAACTACAAGTAAGAGTGAAGCTGAAGGTATTGAAAGTAAAACTAATCTGGTTATCAACGACGGAACAATTGAAATCAATGCTTATGATGATTGTATCAATGCTAAAAAGACGCTGGTTATTAATGGCGGAACAATTTACTGTTACAGCTCTACCAATGATGGAATAGACTCAAACGGAACAATGACTATTACAGGCGGAACGATTATTTCAGCCGGATCAACCGCTCCGGAAGAAGGTTTTGATTGCGATAATAATACTTTTAAAATAACCGGCGGAACAATTATTGGTATGGGAGGAGCTACAAGTACCCCAACATCGAGCGTATGTACACAATATTCTGCCATCATCGGAAATGTTGGTACACTGAACCAACTGGTACGTATTCAATCGTCTACAGGTGATGAAGTAGTTACTTTCAAGAATCCAAGAGCCTATACTACTTTACTATTCAGTAGTCCTAACCTGAAAGCTAATACAAGCTACGTAATTTATACCGGCGGTAGCATATCAGGTGGAACCGACTTCCATGGATTATACACAAACACAACATATAATGCTGGTACACAATCAGCCACTTTCACCACTAGTTCCATTGTGACAACAATAGGCAGCACATCCGGTGGAGCACCAGGTGGAGGTGGCGGCTGGCACTAA